The DNA window ATGGGCGATGTTCGCCGCCGTGGTCGAGCATCGCAGCTTCACCGACGCGGCCAAGGCGCTGAGCGTGTCCAAGGCGACCGTCTCCAAGGCCGTGACCCGGCTGGAGGAACATCTCGACACCAGCCTCTTCAACCGGACGAGCCGCCGTCTGGCGCTGACCGAAAGCGGGCGGCGGCTGGTCGATCATGCGCAACGCATCCTTGCGGAAGGCCAGGCGGCGGAGGAAGCGGCGCGCGACGAGACGGCGGAACTGTCGGGCGTGGTGCGGCTGGGCGCGCCGATGACGTTCGGGCTGCTGCGCATCGCGCCGCTGGTGGCGCAGTTCACCAAGGCGCATCCGCTGGTGGACATCGACCTGCATCTGTCCGATGCGCGGATCGACATCATCGAAATGGGCCTCGACGCCACGATCCGCATCGCGGAGATGCCCGACAGTTCGCTGCGCGCGCGGCGGCTGAGCGATGTGACCATGCATGTGGTGGCATCGCCCGCCTATCTGGCGGAACGGGGCAGGCCGCAGCACCCATCCGACCTCGGCATGCATGACTGCCTCTGTTACTCGAACGTCGCGACGCCCGATGTCTGGCGCTTCGCCGGGCCGGGCCAGCAGACGGTGACGGTGCAGGTGCGCAGCCGGATCACGGTCAACAGCGGAGAAGCGATGCTGCCTGCGCTGAGGGAGGGTGTGGGGATTGCCCGCCTGCCCGACTTCATCGTCGGCGATGCACTGGCGTCGGGCGAGCTGGAGGAAGTGCTGACCGACTGGGTGCCGCCGCCGGTGGGGCTGCATCTGGTGACGCCACCCTCGCGCCTGCGTCCCGCGCGGGTGGAAGCGCTGCTCGATTTCATCGCGCGTCATCATGGTTGCTGAAAAAGCTTATCGGGACGGCGATTTTCTTTAAGACTTTGGTCTAAAAGGAAGTTGTCCGGACAGGGGCAAAATCTCGTTTCACAGGCGAATTGACCTTGACTCTACCTGCCTTTTTTCGAGGCTATGCCGTTGAAATATGATTCAAAATCAACCGACTCGTGGATTCCTGCGGGTTAGGGAAAAATTAACCTTTGTCCTTCAGAAGTTTTTTGGTTAATGATTGCGATGCGAAACCGTTCTGGTGGGGTGAACGGACCGCGACACCAAGGGGCTTCATATGCGCGTGCTGCTGATTGAGGACGAACCGACGACTGCCAAGGCGATCGAGCTTATGCTCACGACCGAAGGCTTCAACGTCTATACCACGGATCTGGGCGAAGAGGGTTTGGACCTCGGCAAGCTCTATGACTATGACATCATCTGTCTGGACCTGAACCTGCCCGACATGCACGGCTATGACGTGCTGAAAAAGCTGCGGGCGGCCAAGGTGCAGACGCCGGTGCTGATCCTGTCCGGCATCAGCGAGATGGACAGCAAGGTCCGCTCCTTCGGCTTCGGCGCGGACGATTATGTCACCAAGCCGTTCCATCGCGAGGAACTGATCGCCCGTATCCATGCGGTCGTGCGCCGGTCCAAGGGCCATTCGCAGTCGGTCATCCGCACCGGCAAGCTGTCGGTCAATCTGGACGCCAAGACGGTCGAGGTCGACAGCAACCGCGTGCACCTGACCGGCAAGGAATATGCGATGCTGGAGCTTCTCTCGCTGCGCAAGGGCACGACGCTGACCAAGGAAATGTTCCTCAACCACCTCTATGGCGGGATGGACGAGCCGGAACTCAAGATCATCGACGTGTTCATCTGCAAGCTGCGCAAGAAGCTGGCGCTGGCATGCGGTGGGGACAATTATATCGAGACCGTCTGGGGCCGCGGCTATGTGCTGCGCGATCCGGACGAGGTGGCGGAACCGCAGGCCAAGGTCGCCTGATCCTTCCCGAAAAAATTCAGCCCTGCGATGGCCGGCCCCGATGACGGGCCGGCCATTTTCGGTTCGTCGCATTTCCGGAAAACGGCGGAATAGCGCGGCTTTATGCTAATGGCTCGTTTACCAATCCTTCCTAAACGGAGGGAAAGGAGTTTTGTGTGGGCCAAGCAAGCTATCATAGTCCGGACGCCGCGTGGGACGCGATCTGCAAGTCGCAGGCCGTCATTGAGTTCGCCCCAGACGGAACGATCCTGTGGGCCAACGACCTGTTTCTCAACCTGACGGGATATGCACTGGAGGACATCGCCGGGCGTCATCACCGGCTGTTCTGCCACAAGGGCGACGCTGAATCGCCCGACTATGCGGCATTCTGGAAGAAGCTGGCGCGCGGGGTGCATGACGGGGGCGAATATCGCCGCATCACCAAGCACGGACGCGACGTCTGGTTGCAGGCGACCTACAATCCCGTGTTCGATGCGGACGGAAAGGTGCAGCGCATCCTCAAGATTGCGGCCGACATCACCGCTTCGAAGATGCTGCGCGCGGAGCTGCGGGCGATGGTCGACGGGCTGGTGGAGATCGTGGACGGGATCGGCCTGATCGCCAACCAGACCAATCTGCTGGCGCTCAACGCCGCCATCGAGGCGGCACGGGCGGGGGAGGCCGGACGCGGCTTCGCGGTCGTTGCGACCGAGGTCAAGAAGCTGGCGGGCGACACGCGCACCGCGACGGAACGGGCGCGGGCGATGGTCGAAGCCGTAGCCTGATACGCCTCGCAAAATCGGAGCATAAGGATAAGGCCGACGATCCGCAGGGATCGCCGGCCTTCCCGTTTCAGGCGGCGGAGGGGCCGGGCGGGGCGCAACTTGCCCGCCCGGCCTGATCTCCTGTGAGGGGGGTCAGTTCGCCTGAGCCGGGGCAGCAGAGCCGGTCGATGCCGAACCCTGGCCGCTGCCCGAAATCTCGCCGCTGGCGTTCACCGAGGCGGCATTGTCCACGGCGCCGGTGGCATTCGCGGCTGCGTTTCCGGCGCGATCCCTGACGGACGAAGCGGTCGAGCTAGTCCGTTCGCGGGCTGCTTCCGCCGTGCGGACTGCCCGATCCCGCGCTGCCCCGGCAGTGTCGGTGACGCGATCACGGGCGCTGCCGACCCTGTCCTGCGCACCGGCAACAGCGCCGCGTGCGTCGTTCAGGCCAACGGCGTCCACCCCGAGGCTTCCGCTGGCCGAACCTTCAGCCGAACCCGAAGCGCTGCGGGTGCGGCCATTGCGCGTCACCGACGCTTCGCCCGCTCCACGGGCCTGCTTGGAGCCGCTGGCGCGGACACTGCCACGATCCAGATCGACGCTGCGGTCGAGGGTGCCAGAGCCGCCGAGCGTGCCGCCCAGCATGCCGCTGCCGCCACCGCCCAGAGCGCCGCCAACGGTGCCGCCAAGGCCACCGCTGCCACCCAGCAACTGGGCCGAAGCGGGAGCAACGCCGGTCATTGCAATAACGGTTGCGGCAATCAGAAACTTCGCTTTCATCGCTCATCTCCTTGGTGTTTCTCGATGCGATGAAGGCAAAACGGGGGAGGTCGCATTTTTCATCCCGGACGAGATAAAAAATTTCAAATCATTGTTATTCAATCAATATTTCTGCAATTTCCGCAGACAACGGGCGGTTTCCCGCGCCGGTCCGCTTCGGCGGCCAGCGCGTCCCGGCTGCCGCGCAGGAACAGGCGGCCCGCCACCAGCGGCGCGGCGAAACTGGTTCCGCGCACCTTGTCCGCGCCGCCGCTCAGGCCTGCGGCGCGCATGTCGGCGCCCGGTGCGGCGAAATCGACATGGAGCGCACGGCCCGCTTCGGGAAGCGTTCGTCCCCTGCCGTCGATGCCCGTTACCGCCAGCACGCTGCTGTAGGACGCCGGATAGGAGGGCGGGGCGGCGGGACCGTCATTGCCGACCGCCGCCACCACCGTGACGCCCTTTTCCCGCGCCAGCCGGATCGCACCTTCGAGCAGTGGGTTGGCTGGCCCGACAAGGCTGACCGTCACGACCCTGACGCCGCGCGCCGTCATCCATCCCAGCGCGCGCACGATGGCGAACGCGCCGCCGCCCGCCGGATCGTTGCCATAGACATCGGCGACCAGCAGCGAAGCGCCGGGCGCGGCCCCCCGGATCGCCCCGTTGCCGCTGATGAGCGATGCGACGGCGGTGCCATGGGCGCTGGCGCGGGGCGCGCCTTCGGCAAAGCCGCGCTGCTCCACGCCGCCCGTGAGCGAAGGGTGCCGCGCGACGCCGCCGTCGATCAGGCCCACGGCCTTCCCGCCGACCGGGTTGGCGGCGAGCGGCGCGCTGCCTTCGGCGGCCGCCCGACCGCTCGCGAAATAGAGATTGTCGGCGCTCGCCTGCGCTTCGGGGGCGAGCGCACGCACTTCGCGCAACGCCTTGGCCAGATTGCGGCCGGTGGGCACGCTGAGGCGCAGGATCGGCAGGTCGATGCCTTCCACCGCCTCTTGCGTAATATCGTAACCGGCCGCCCGCAGGCCGCGCGAGGACGCCTCGCTGGCTCCGGTCAGCAGGATGACGCCGCGCCGCGCGGGTTCGCGCCGGTCGTCCAGCTCGACCCGGTCGCCATGCGCGCGCACCAGTGCGTCGATCCGCGCCGTCCGGGCGGCGGCGAGTTGCCGGACGAGCCGGGTGGGAGAGAGCCGGTCGAGCGCCGCGCCGTCCACGCCCTCTTCCAGCCGGTCGATCACGCCCGGGACGATGCGCCCGGCGTCGCCGATCCCGCCGCCGGGGAGCAATTGCGCCTGCGCGCCGGGACCGACGAGCAGCAGCCCGGCGGCCATCCAGGGACGTGTCCATTTCATCGGGTGATCGCCGGTCCTTTCGCGGTCAAAATGATCCATTGCAGAAAAATGTCCATCGGAGTTGATTGTCCGGGATGAAACGGCTGCGCCCGCGCGTTTCATCCATGGAACGAGGATTGGACGGAGACGGCATTGTCTTTCGAACGCGACATGCTGGCGATATTGCCCCGGCTGCGGCGCTTCGCGCTCAGCCTGTCGCGGGATCGCGCCGATGGCGACGATCTGTGTCAGGCGACGGTCGAAAAGGCGCTGCGCGCGCGCGACCAGTGGCAGCCGGGAACCCGTCTCGATAGCTGGATGTATCGGATCATGCGCAATTTGTGGATCGACGAGGCAAGGGCGCGGCAGCGGGCCGGGCGGACCTTCGCGCCGGAGGAGGCGGGCGAGCATGTCGGCGACGCCGGTCACGACCGGATCGAGGCGCTGGTGACGCTGTCCGATGTGGACCGGGCGATGCAGGCGCTGCCCGACGAACAGCGGGAGGCGGTCGCGCTGGTGCTGGTGGAAGGGCTTTCCTACAAGGAGGCGGCTGCGGTGCTGGACATTCCGATGGGAACGCTGACGTCCCGGCTGGTGCGCGGGCGCGGGGCGCTGATCGCGATGATGGGAGAAGCGGCATGAGCGGGATCGACGAAGCCATGCTGATCGCGCTGGTCGATGGCGAACTGGACGAGGTGAATCGCCGCCGGGTGGAACGGGCGGTCGCGGACGACCCGGCACTGGCCGCGCGTCTGGCCGACCATAGGCGGTTGCGCGAGCAGCTATCGGCCCATTATGCGCCCGTCGCGCAGGAGCCGGTGCCGCCCCGCCTGCAGGCTTTGCTCGAAGAGGCGGCGACGGTGACGCCCATAATCCGTCCAAAGCGGCGGATGGCGGGATGGGCGATGGGCGGCGCGATTGCGGCCAGTCTGGTGCTGGGCCTTGGCATCGGCCGGATGTCGGGCGGGGAGGCCGGTCCCATCGGCGTCCGGGATGGCGTCATGGTGGCGCAGGGTCCGCTTGCTGACGCGCTCGACCGGCAGCTTGCGTCGGCGCAGGACGGGGCGGCGATCCGCATGGGCCTGAGTTTTCGTCGAAAAGGCGGCGGCTGGTGCCGGACCTTCGACGGGGCGGTGGCGGGTGTCGCCTGCCGCGACGGGCAGGACTGGCGCGTCGAGCAGGCGCTGCCGGGCGCGGCGCAGACGAGCGATTACCGGCAGGCGGCGTCCGCCGATCCGCGCCTCATGGCGACGGTTGAATCCCTGATGGCGGGCGACGCCGCGGACGCTGCGGCGGAAAGGGCGGCGCAGGAGGCCGGCTGGCGATAATGCATCGCCAGCACGCCCACGCCCGCCCGCGAATATTTGAGTTCCGTTCCCTGTAACAGGCGCCTGAGCGCTTCTTCGGTCGACATGAAACCTTCGACCCGGCGTCCCCGGATCGACGCGGCGACATCGTAGGAAAAGAGGATGCGCACGCCTGACTGCATTGCCAGCAGTCGCAGCCCCTCGTTCAGCGGCTGGACGTGTATGTCGAAGCGGTGGCGTTGTTGCAGTTGCGGATCGGGTGACGCCGGAGTGGCGCTGGCAGGCGATGTGAAGAGAAGGCTGATGGCGAGAGCCAGCCCCGCCGCGGCCAGCCGCATGCGCATGCCCGTTCCTTTACGGCGCGGCCCCCCAGCCGCCTTATCCTGTGTCAACGAAGCTGCCGCCATTTGCCGCCAATCGACGTAGAGGACGCTAGAGCCGTGGCAGCGTGACGCCCTGCTGCCCCATATATTTGCCCGCCCGGTCGGCATAGCTGACTTCGCATGGCTCGTTGCCATTGAGGAAGAGGAACTGACAGGCGCCTTCATTGGCGTAGATCTTGGCGGGGAGGGGCGTGGTGTTGGAAAATTCCAGCGTCACATGGCCTTCCCAGCCCGGCTCCAGCGGCGTCACGTTCACGATGATGCCGCAGCGGGCATAGGTGGATTTGCCGAGGCAGATGACCAGCACGTCGCGCGGCACGCGGAAATATTCGACCGTGCGGGCAAGGGCGAAGCTGTTGGGCGGGATGATGCAGACATCGGTCTTGCGGTCGACGAAGCTGTTGGCGGCGAAATCCTTGGGGTCCACCACCGCGCTGTCGACATTGGTGAAGATCTTGAACTCGTCCGCCACGCGCGCGTCATAGCCGTAGGAAGAGAGACCGTAGCTGATGCAGCCGTCCCGCTTCTGGTTTTCGACGAACGGCTCGATCATGCCGGTCGTCTGCGCCTGTTCGCGAATCCACTTGTCGGAAAGGATGGACATGGATGGTCAGCTCTTTGTCTGGGGGCCGATGCCGAGGTCGGCGGGGCCGAAGGCGTGGGGGAGGAGTTGCGCGAGAGTGAAGGTGAGGATGCGCTCGCCGCCGGGCGTGGCGCAGTGGATGGCGAGCGCGCGGCCGGCCATCTGCTCCGCCTCGTTCATGATCTGGCGGCAGCGGCCGCACGGCGTGACGAGCGCTTCCGCGCCGCCGTCCATCGCCCCGCCGAGGACCGCGATGGCCTCCACATCGGCAAGGCGCCCCTGCGCGTTGACGCTGGCGAGCGCGACGGTTTCGGCGCAGAGGGACAGGCCGTAGCTCGCATTCTCGAAATTGCAGCCGGTGACGATGCCGCCGTCCGTCAGCCGTACCGCTGCGCCGACCGCAAAGCGGCTGTAGGGTGCATGAGCATGCGTCATCGCCCCGCGCGCGGCGGCGATCAACTGCTGCATCTGGGCGTCATGAGGCATTAGGGCGTCACCACATTCCAACGGACCGGGCCGTCAACGCCGTCGATATGCCGCATGTCGCTGGCTGTCCACATCACCCATGGCCCGCCGGTATAATCGGGCGGAAAGAAATTGCGGTCGAGCCAGAGCGTCCGGTTGATGCCGGAGCCGATGCGATAGGTTTCGTTGAAATCCTCCGTCACGTTGATGAGGACCGGCTTGCCCGCATGGCCTTCGATCAGGTTCACCAGCGTGTTGAGATCCGAAAGCAGGCGGTCGCGCCCCGGCCGGGCCGTGCAGCGCGGGTCGAAGGCGAGGCGGATGGCGGGGGGCAGGGCGGCATTGTCGCGCGCCACGGTCGTCATGAAGGCCGTGCCCTGATCCGCGGGCGGGCGGCACAGGCTGAACTCCACCAAGGCTCCGTAGCGCAGCCCGGCCAGCCGCGCCCTGCGCCAGTTGTCGGCAAAGGCCGGGTCGCGCGCAGCCTGGCTGTCGGTCGCGCGGATATAGGCGAAATCCGCGCCCTGCGCCGCGATCGTGTCCCATTCGACCTGACCGTCGCCGCTGTCGATCGTCACGCCCTGCGTCGGATATTCGGCACGGTCGGGCGTCCAAGCGCGCGCGTAGAGCCACAGCGCCGCCGCCAGCACCGCGACC is part of the Sphingobium amiense genome and encodes:
- a CDS encoding LysR family transcriptional regulator; protein product: MRLPDFEAWAMFAAVVEHRSFTDAAKALSVSKATVSKAVTRLEEHLDTSLFNRTSRRLALTESGRRLVDHAQRILAEGQAAEEAARDETAELSGVVRLGAPMTFGLLRIAPLVAQFTKAHPLVDIDLHLSDARIDIIEMGLDATIRIAEMPDSSLRARRLSDVTMHVVASPAYLAERGRPQHPSDLGMHDCLCYSNVATPDVWRFAGPGQQTVTVQVRSRITVNSGEAMLPALREGVGIARLPDFIVGDALASGELEEVLTDWVPPPVGLHLVTPPSRLRPARVEALLDFIARHHGC
- the ctrA gene encoding response regulator transcription factor CtrA — protein: MRVLLIEDEPTTAKAIELMLTTEGFNVYTTDLGEEGLDLGKLYDYDIICLDLNLPDMHGYDVLKKLRAAKVQTPVLILSGISEMDSKVRSFGFGADDYVTKPFHREELIARIHAVVRRSKGHSQSVIRTGKLSVNLDAKTVEVDSNRVHLTGKEYAMLELLSLRKGTTLTKEMFLNHLYGGMDEPELKIIDVFICKLRKKLALACGGDNYIETVWGRGYVLRDPDEVAEPQAKVA
- a CDS encoding methyl-accepting chemotaxis protein; the protein is MGQASYHSPDAAWDAICKSQAVIEFAPDGTILWANDLFLNLTGYALEDIAGRHHRLFCHKGDAESPDYAAFWKKLARGVHDGGEYRRITKHGRDVWLQATYNPVFDADGKVQRILKIAADITASKMLRAELRAMVDGLVEIVDGIGLIANQTNLLALNAAIEAARAGEAGRGFAVVATEVKKLAGDTRTATERARAMVEAVA
- a CDS encoding S8 family serine peptidase, whose amino-acid sequence is MDHFDRERTGDHPMKWTRPWMAAGLLLVGPGAQAQLLPGGGIGDAGRIVPGVIDRLEEGVDGAALDRLSPTRLVRQLAAARTARIDALVRAHGDRVELDDRREPARRGVILLTGASEASSRGLRAAGYDITQEAVEGIDLPILRLSVPTGRNLAKALREVRALAPEAQASADNLYFASGRAAAEGSAPLAANPVGGKAVGLIDGGVARHPSLTGGVEQRGFAEGAPRASAHGTAVASLISGNGAIRGAAPGASLLVADVYGNDPAGGGAFAIVRALGWMTARGVRVVTVSLVGPANPLLEGAIRLAREKGVTVVAAVGNDGPAAPPSYPASYSSVLAVTGIDGRGRTLPEAGRALHVDFAAPGADMRAAGLSGGADKVRGTSFAAPLVAGRLFLRGSRDALAAEADRRGKPPVVCGNCRNID
- a CDS encoding RNA polymerase sigma factor, whose translation is MSFERDMLAILPRLRRFALSLSRDRADGDDLCQATVEKALRARDQWQPGTRLDSWMYRIMRNLWIDEARARQRAGRTFAPEEAGEHVGDAGHDRIEALVTLSDVDRAMQALPDEQREAVALVLVEGLSYKEAAAVLDIPMGTLTSRLVRGRGALIAMMGEAA
- a CDS encoding anti-sigma factor family protein, whose protein sequence is MSGIDEAMLIALVDGELDEVNRRRVERAVADDPALAARLADHRRLREQLSAHYAPVAQEPVPPRLQALLEEAATVTPIIRPKRRMAGWAMGGAIAASLVLGLGIGRMSGGEAGPIGVRDGVMVAQGPLADALDRQLASAQDGAAIRMGLSFRRKGGGWCRTFDGAVAGVACRDGQDWRVEQALPGAAQTSDYRQAASADPRLMATVESLMAGDAADAAAERAAQEAGWR
- a CDS encoding STN domain-containing protein codes for the protein MRMRLAAAGLALAISLLFTSPASATPASPDPQLQQRHRFDIHVQPLNEGLRLLAMQSGVRILFSYDVAASIRGRRVEGFMSTEEALRRLLQGTELKYSRAGVGVLAMHYRQPASCAALSAAASAASPAIRDSTVAMRRGSADAACR
- the dcd gene encoding dCTP deaminase produces the protein MSILSDKWIREQAQTTGMIEPFVENQKRDGCISYGLSSYGYDARVADEFKIFTNVDSAVVDPKDFAANSFVDRKTDVCIIPPNSFALARTVEYFRVPRDVLVICLGKSTYARCGIIVNVTPLEPGWEGHVTLEFSNTTPLPAKIYANEGACQFLFLNGNEPCEVSYADRAGKYMGQQGVTLPRL
- a CDS encoding cytidine deaminase translates to MPHDAQMQQLIAAARGAMTHAHAPYSRFAVGAAVRLTDGGIVTGCNFENASYGLSLCAETVALASVNAQGRLADVEAIAVLGGAMDGGAEALVTPCGRCRQIMNEAEQMAGRALAIHCATPGGERILTFTLAQLLPHAFGPADLGIGPQTKS
- a CDS encoding GH25 family lysozyme; the encoded protein is MFVRFGAGLAAVAVLAAALWLYARAWTPDRAEYPTQGVTIDSGDGQVEWDTIAAQGADFAYIRATDSQAARDPAFADNWRRARLAGLRYGALVEFSLCRPPADQGTAFMTTVARDNAALPPAIRLAFDPRCTARPGRDRLLSDLNTLVNLIEGHAGKPVLINVTEDFNETYRIGSGINRTLWLDRNFFPPDYTGGPWVMWTASDMRHIDGVDGPVRWNVVTP